A window of Argopecten irradians isolate NY chromosome 1, Ai_NY, whole genome shotgun sequence contains these coding sequences:
- the LOC138331822 gene encoding isobutyryl-CoA dehydrogenase, mitochondrial-like isoform X2: MAAISRTTRCLHSLFSKVKRVVTSQRRGIGDTWVDGSCIDPCTGLSEDQREMHRVALDFAKKELFPNMAKWDQEEIFPVDTLKRCAALGFGAVYCKEDYGGTGLTRQDASMIFEALSQGCVSTTAYLSIHNMCTWMIDEFGCDELRQRFIPHLATLDKFASYCLTEPDHGSDAANIRTTAVAKGDHFILNGSKSFISGGGESDVYVVMCRTGEPGAKGISCLVVEKGSQGLSFGQKEKKMGWNSQPTRQVIFEDCVVPVENLVGQLGDGFKIAMRGLNGGRINVASCSLGAAQSSIELCRDYLKVRKQFGISLDNFQYLQFRLAEMATKLVVSRNMVRTAAQSLDENWPERVILCSMAKLFATEECSKICNDAIQLHGGYGYLKDYPVQQYTRDTRVHEILEGTNEVMRMLISRDLLTDNERKYV; encoded by the exons ATGGCGGCCATCAGTAGGACGACACGATGTTTACATTCgttattttcaaaagtaaagCGGGTAGTGACTTCTCAGAGACGTGGCATTGGTGACACCTGGGTTGACGGAAGCTGCATTGATC CCTGTACTGGACTGAGTGAAGATCAAAGAGAGATGCACAGAGTTGCATTAGACTTTGCCAAGAAAGAATTATTCCCCAATATGGCTAAATGGGACCAAGAG GAGATTTTCCCCGTCGATACACTGAAGCGTTGTGCTGCCCTCGGATTCGGTGCTGTATACTGTAAGGAGGACTATGGTGGTACCGGATTAACAAGACAAGATGCCTCAATGATATTTGAGGCTCTGTCCCAAGGATGTGTTAGTACTACAGCCTATCTAAGTATACACAA TATGTGTACTTGGATGATCGACGAGTTTGGTTGTGATGAATTGAGACAGAGGTTTATTCCACATTTAGCAACTCTTGACAAATTTGCTTCTTACTGTCTCACAGAACCAG ATCATGGGAGTGATGCAGCCAATATTAGAACAACAGCTGTTGCCAAGGGGGACCACTTTATTCTAAATGGATCAAAG TCCTTTATAAGTGGGGGAGGTGAGAGTGATGTGTATGTCGTGATGTGTCGGACTGGAGAACCAGGGGCCAAGGGAATCTCCTGTCTGGTGGTGGAGAAGGGTTCTCAAGGACTGTCGTTTGGACAAAAGGAGAAAAAG atGGGGTGGAACTCACAGCCAACTCGTCAGGTGATATTTGAGGACTGTGTGGTTCCTGTAGAGAATCTGGTAGGACAACTAGGGGATGGCTTCAAGATCGCTATGAGAGGTCTCAACGGAGGTAGAATTAATGTTG CATCCTGTTCACTAGGAGCTGCCCAGTCTAGTATAGAACTTTGTAGAGATTATTTAAAAGTGAGGAAGCAATTTGGAATATCATTGGACAATTTTCAG TATTTACAGTTTCGGCTTGCTGAGATGGCTACAAAGCTGGTTGTGTCTAGGAACATGGTACGGACAGCGGCCCAATCACTGGACGAAAACTGGCCAGAAAGGGTCATACTGTGTTCTATGGCCAAACTGTTTGCCACAGAGGAGTGTTCAAAg ATATGCAATGATGCAATACAGCTTCACGGGGGCTATGGGTATCTGAAGGACTATCCTGTTCAACAGTACACAAGGGATACAAGAGTGCACGAGATTCTAGAAG GTACAAATGAAGTGATGAGGATGCTAATATCAAGAGATTTACTCACAGACAACGAGAGGAAATATGTGTAA